The nucleotide window ATTAATTTTACTGAAGTGACATATAGATGACAAACAAAGTAAAGGCGATAGAGGTAGTATTTTTAATCATCCAAGTTTATATGAAAAAACTTTTAACCTTCTGAAATTAAATATCTTTCATTATTGTGGCAGAGTGATCTGCCATGGCTGTTATTTATACTTAACGCGCACCAATGATATACCGGAAATTATCCATAGCAGTGCCGGAAATGTTGAGATCTTTCAATAAAGTATCTGCAAGTTTTTTAATAAATGTAATTTTATCTTCTTTTGGGTAAACAGGCTTTAACTCCCCTTTGATATTGGCCAGTTCCCCTGTCCACCGAACTGCATCATCAAGATTTCCCAGACGGTCAATCAATTTCAAATTAAGAGCTTTTGCACCTGTATAAATTCTTCCGTCCGCAAGGGCCTCCATGGTCTTAACAGCCATACCCCTTGCATTTGCAGCATCATTTACAAATTGGAGATGAAGTTCATCCACAAGGGCTTGAAGAATTTTCTTTTCCGGCTCCTTAAGCTCCCTCAACGGTGAACCCATATCCTTGAACTGGCCACTCTTAATAACAACCGGAGATATACCAATTTTCCTGGCAATTTCCATGACATTGGCATATTCCATGATCACACCGATACTGCCGGTAATGGTTCCCGGATTAGCAATAATCTTGTCAGTTGCAGATGCAATATAGTACCCGCCAGAAGCTGCTACAGATCCCATGGAAGCGATGATTTTTTTTTCCATTCTGGTTTTCATGACTTCCCGGTAAATTTCCTGAGAAGGTCCAATTCCTCCACCGGGAGAGTCGATTCTTAAAATTATGGCTTTGATCGCATCATCATCACGAAAAGTTTTAATGTTTTGGATAATATCTTTTGAAGACAGAATCATTCCATTGATTTCAACAATACCTATATTGCCGCCGGCAGATGTATAGTGCCGGGAAAATTGAGTGTTCAGCATTGTTGAACTCAGTGACACAAGCACTACAAATCCTGAAAACATAACCGTTAAACAGACTGAAATAATCATCAAAAAAAAGAGGAATGGATGTCTTCTGGCAAACATATAACCGTCCTGATAAGCAATATTAAAAAAGGGTTAAAAAAAAGGCCGGATTAACATCATGTTATCCGGCCCTTTATACACTATTTTACATCAGAAAACGATTGTGTCGTTTCCTTAATGTTATTCTTCAGATTTGTCAGCATCTTCACTGTCTTGCTTTTGTGCTTCCTGAACTT belongs to Desulfobacula toluolica Tol2 and includes:
- the sppA gene encoding signal peptide peptidase SppA; the protein is MFARRHPFLFFLMIISVCLTVMFSGFVVLVSLSSTMLNTQFSRHYTSAGGNIGIVEINGMILSSKDIIQNIKTFRDDDAIKAIILRIDSPGGGIGPSQEIYREVMKTRMEKKIIASMGSVAASGGYYIASATDKIIANPGTITGSIGVIMEYANVMEIARKIGISPVVIKSGQFKDMGSPLRELKEPEKKILQALVDELHLQFVNDAANARGMAVKTMEALADGRIYTGAKALNLKLIDRLGNLDDAVRWTGELANIKGELKPVYPKEDKITFIKKLADTLLKDLNISGTAMDNFRYIIGAR